One window of the Eucalyptus grandis isolate ANBG69807.140 chromosome 8, ASM1654582v1, whole genome shotgun sequence genome contains the following:
- the LOC120286327 gene encoding disease resistance protein RUN1-like, translating into MHPPIFGHSFAVLAALILLSGLAFNFLNRKRASARRNAEDADAGAAGSSASPVETDSGASSSSTAPTEDHYEVFLNFRGLDTRNGFTSHLYRGLLDAGIDVFLDDKLRQGEEIGPDLLEAIKNSKILIPILSENYCLSKWCLDELIQIMECKINKTGHIVLPIFYKVKPTDVRHQSGSFGGAFLKREKPFNPVTLEKYKQALTAVGQLKGWEADGNEAELVRLIVQTVSNKLKKDYDLLIPKNLVGIDNPVEKVMIDVANNSNVTLFIGIYGMGGIGKTTLANIIFNKLSDQFDSRSFIPDIRESCNLKGLESLQKKLIFDILGGENQVHNKHEGTMLLSSKFKKKKVLILLDDVDHYDQLKALAGNHNWFYSGSRILITSRDRSILESARVDCYHKLEELDKNQSLILFCRHAFGMSSPPSEFEDLAHEVVSTTGGLPLSLQVIGSLLFKKESKRWSGTIKKLREVPHEDVKKRLKISYDALEYREQQIFLDVACFLIGTDGRIASYMWDACGFYPEEGIAKLSSMSLIKVGDNHELIMHDQLRDLGREIIRQEKWEEPQYHSRLWESKKVLKVLKENKSPPLKTLNSSCHHQQPLHGTSSTPPPTETRT; encoded by the exons ATGCATCCTCCCATTTTTGGGCACTCTTTCGCCGTGCTCGCGGCATTGATCCTCCTTTCCGGGCTCGCTTTCAATTTTCTCAACAGGAAAAGAGCCAGTGCCCGAAGAAATGCAGAAGATGCTGATGCCGGGGCGGCGGGATCGTCGGCCTCTCCAGTGGAAACCGATTCCGGCGCGTCTAGTTCGTCAACCGCGCCGACTGAAGACCATTATGAGGTGTTCTTGAACTTTAGAGGTTTAGATACTCGAAATGGTTTCACCAGTCACCTCTACCGCGGGCTACTCGACGCCGGAATTGATGTTTTCTTGGACGATAAGCTCCGCCAAGGCGAAGAGATCGGCCCCGATCTCTTGGAAGCCATCAAGAACAGTAAGATCTTGATTCCCATTCTCTCCGAGAATTATTGTTTGAGCAAATGGTGCCTTGATGAACTGATTCAAATAATGGAGTGCAAGATAAATAAGACGGGACATATAGTGTTGCCTATATTCTACAAAGTGAAACCAACTGACGTGCGGCATCAGAGTGGAAGTTTCGGAGGTGCATTTCTTAAGCGGGAGAAGCCTTTCAACCCAGTGACTTTGGAGAAATATAAGCAAGCACTCACAGCAGTCGGTCAATTGAAAGGATGGGAAGCCGATGG GAATGAAGCAGaattagtgagattgattgtcCAAACGGTGTCGAACAAGCTGAAGAAAGACTATGATTTGCTTATTCCCAAGAATTTGGTTGGAATTGATAATCCTGTGGAGAAGGTTATGATAGATGTAGCTAATAATTCTAATGTCACCCTATTTATTGGCATCTATGGAATGGGAGGCATtggtaagacaactcttgctAACATTATCTTCAACAAGCTCTCCGATCAATTTGACTCTCGTAGCTTCATTCCTGATATTAGGGAATCATGTAACCTTAAGGGCCTTGAGTCCTTGCAGAAGAAGCTAATCTTTGATATATTGGGAGGAGAAAACCAAGTTCATAATAAACATGAAGGGACTATGTTGCTCTCATCCaagttcaagaaaaagaaagtactcattcttcttgatgatgtggaccATTATGATCAATTGAAGGCTTTGGCTGGAAATCATAATTGGTTTTATTCAGGAAGTAGGATCCTTATTACCTCAAGAGACAGGAGTATTCTTGAAAGTGCAAGGGTGGACTGCTACCATAAACTTGAGGAATTGGATAAGAACCAATCTTTGATCTTGTTCTGTAGACACGCGTTTGGAATGAGCTCTCCTCCAAGTGAATTCGAGGACCTTGCTCATGAAGTTGTATCCACAACTGGGGGGCTTCCCTTGTCTCTTCAGGTTATAGGTTCATTATTGTTCAAAAAAGAGTCAAAACGATGGAGCGGTACGATAAAAAAGTTAAGAGAAGTCCCTCATGAGGATGTGAAAAAAAGGTTAAagataagttatgatgcattagaatATCGtgaacaacaaatatttttggatgtCGCTTGTTTTTTAATTGGGACCGATGGAAGAATTGCATCCTACATGTGGGATGCCTGTGGCTTTTATCCAGAGGAGGGAATCGCAAAATTGAGTTCTATGTCATTAATAAAAGTTGGAGATAATCATGAGCTCATAATGCATGACCAATTGAGAGATCTTGGTAGGGAAATTATTCGCCAGGAGAAGTGGGAAGAGCCTCAATACCATAGCAGGTTGTGGGAATCCAAGAAAGTCCTAAAAGTGCTAAAGGAAAATAAG TCACCACCACTGAAGACGTTGAATTCCTCCTGTCACCATCAACAGCCTCTTCACGGCACTTCCTCAACTCCTCCACCAACAGAGACGAGAACTTGA